One genomic segment of Salarias fasciatus unplaced genomic scaffold, fSalaFa1.1, whole genome shotgun sequence includes these proteins:
- the elac2 gene encoding zinc phosphodiesterase ELAC protein 2, whose amino-acid sequence MNLVPVRLRLWTSLLVKGGSLSGLSPRGPDPLTPPRGGPGLPRTVSLLFRTMATQTGGRVPEQQPVPRKTRQREPLRRVKTKESRGKRRDQHGPSTVFLQVVGAGTRDSPAAVYVFSEFNRYLFNCGEGTQRLMQEHKLKAARLDNIFLTRLSWQNVGGLSGMILTLKDTGVPECVLSGPPQLESYVHAIKSFSGPLEDIRLSVRPYTEGTYVDDTMTVDQVPLFADKSSPQRSPTHRDQDHDRDQDQDQDQDPGERRPTRDPSLVVAFICKLHPRKGNFLVPEAKQLGLPVGTAAIGPMIAALKAGSSIVFQGKEIRPEQVCTPADPGPVFLVLECPSEDFVAALWSSEQLRRYQAAGPEDPAVLVVHMTPESVLRSDRYQRWMERFPSGTEHLILNEHACTVHNVRSHKIQAQLNMIHPHIFPRLHTCRAQEPQAALHVPNVRAECLLKFQLRPVLEWQRDAIPSCSSEDFVKEASEVPNFLSEVEQCRKLLSSAAAEPSGRRYPEVVFLGTGSALPMKIRNVSGTLVNISSTQALLLDCGEGTFGQLCRHYGDQVDGVLSRISTVFISHLHADHHTGLLMLLYQRERALRAVGKPVGPVLLLAPVQIMSWLTQYHDHCQEILGHVSLIPNRFLCENAETPRPRTRSLIQTLLKQNDLQQFQTCAVRHCRNAFGCSFRHRAGWKLAFSGDTMPCEALGRIGRDATLLIHEATLEDGLEDEALDKRHSTTSQAIAVGVKMNADFILLNHFSQRYAKIPLFSQDLDQRVGVSFDHMRVGLDELKLLPRLLPALKALFAEDIEEMEDRRDRRELKGLRGSGGDGGDGEDGEDGADPGRPAKRERVELEAQRCQTKRLKSS is encoded by the exons ATGAATCTGGTCCCCGTGAGACTCCGGTTGTGGACGTCTCTGCTGGTGAAAGGCGGGTCTCTCTCAGGTCTCTCTCCCCGTGGTCCGGATCCGCTGACCCCCCCACGTGGTGGACCCGGCCTCCCCCGGACCGTGTCACTCCTCTTCCGGACCATGGCGACCCAGACCGGGGGCCGCGTCCCGGAGCAGCAGCCCGTGCCCCGGAAGACCAGGCAGAGGGAGCCGCTGCGCCGCGTGAAGACCAAGGAGAGCCGCGGGAAGCGGCGGGACCAGCACGGACCCAGCACCGTGTTCCTGCAGGTGGTCGGGGCCGGGACCAGGGACAGCCCGGCGGCGGTCTACGTCTTCTCCGAGTTCAACAG gtaTCTGTTCAACTGCGGGGAGGGAACCCAGAGACTGATGCAGGAGCAcaa gctgaAAGCGGCTCGCCTGGACAACATCTTCCTGACCCGGCTGAGCTGGCAGAACGTGGGAGGACTGTCAG ggaTGATCTTGACGCTGAAGGACACCGGCGTCCCGGAGTGCGTCCTGTCCGGACCGCCGCAGCTG gagagctaCGTCCACGCCATCAAGTCCTTCTCCGGCCCGCTGGAGGACATCCGGCTGT CCGTGCGGCCGTACACCGAGGGGACGTACGTGGACGACACCATGACGGTGGACCAGGTGCCGCTGTTCG CCGATAAGTCGTCCCCCCAGAGGAGCCCCACCCACCGCGACCAGGACCacgaccgggaccaggaccaagaccaggaccaggatccag gagaGAGACGACCGACCAGAGACCCGTCGTTAGTGGTGGCGTTCATCTGCAag CTTCACCCGAGGAAAGGAAACTTCCTGGTCCCTGAGGCGAAGCAGCTGGGGCTTCCTGT CGGCACGGCGGCCATCGGCCCCATGATCGCCGCTCTGAAGGCCGGCAGCAGCATCGTGTTCCAGGGGAAGGAG ATCCGCCCGGAGCAGGTGTGCACCCCGGCAGACCCAGGCCCggtcttcctggtcctggagtgTCCGTCGGAGGACTTCGTGGCGGCGCTGTGGAGCAGCGAGCAGCTCAGGAG gtaCCAGGCGGCCGGACCGGAGGACCCCGCCGTGCTGGTGGTCCACATGACTCCGGAGTCGGTGCTGCGGTCGGACCGGTACCAGCGCTGGATGGAGAG GTTCCCGTCCGGCACCGAGCACCTGATCCTCAACGAGCACGCCTGCACCGTCCACAACGTCCGCAGCCACAAGATCCAGGCCCAGCTCAACATGATCCACCCCCACATCTTCCCCCGGCTGCACACCTGCAGGGCCCAG GAGCCCCAGGCCGCCCTCCACGTCCCCAACGTCCGGGCCGAGTGTCTGCTCAAGTTCCAGCTCAGACCCGTCCTGGAGTGGCAGAG AGACGCCATCCcgtcctgcagctctgaggaCTTTGTGAAGGAAGCTTCAGAAGTGCCGAACTTCCtgtcggaggtggagcagtgCAGGAAGCTTCTCAGCAGCGCCGCAGCAGAACCTTCCG GTCGGCGGTACCCGGAGGTGGTCTTCCTGGGGACAGGTTCTGCTCTTCCCATGAAGATCCGGAACGTCAGCGGGACTCTGGTGAACATCAG ctccacccaggccctgctgctggactgcgGCGAGGGAACGTTCGGCCAGCTGTGCCGGCACTACGGAGACCAGGTGGACGGCGTCCTGTCCAGGATCTCCACCGTCTTCATCTCACACCTGCACGCCGACCACCACACG ggcctgctgatgctgctgtacCAGCGGGAGCGAGCGCTG AGAGCCGTGGGGAAGCCGGTGGGACCCGTCCTCCTGCTGGCGCCGGTCCAGATCATGTCCTGGCTCACCCAGTACCACGACCACTGCCAGGAGATCCTCGGCCACGTCAG CCTCATCCCGAACCGGTTCCTGTGTGAGAACGCCGAGACGCCCAGACCCAGAACCCGGtccctgatccagaccctgCTGAAGCAGAACGACCTCCAGCAG TTCCAGACCTGCGCCGTGCGGCACTGCAGGAACGCCTTCGGCTGCAGCTTCCGCCACCGGGCCGGCTGGAAGCTGGCCTTCTCCGGGGACACCATGCCCTGCGAGGCGCTGGGCCGCATCG GGAGGGACGCCACCCTGCTGATCCACGAGGCCACGCTGGAGGACGGGCTGGAGGACGAGGCGCTGGACAAGAGGCACAG caccaCGTCCCAGGCCATCGCCGTGGGCGTGAAGATGAACGCAGACTTCATCCTGCTGAACCACTTCAGCCAGCGCTACGCCAAGATCCCGCTCTTCagccaggacctggaccagcgGGTGGGCGTGTCCTTCGACCACATGAGG GTCGGCCTGGACgagctgaagctcctcccccgACTCCTCCCGGCGCTCAAGGCCCTGTTCGCTGAGGACATCGAGGAGATGGAGGACCGGCGGGACAGGAGGGAGCTGAAGGGCCTGCGGGGCAGCGGCGGGGACGGCGGGGACGGTGAGGACGGCGAAGACGGCGCTGACCCGGGCCGGCCCGCCAAACGAGagcgggtggagctggaggcgcAGCGCTGCCAGACCAAGAGGctgaagagcagctga